In the genome of Bacteroidota bacterium, the window CCTTTGAAAAAAACAGTGATTCACCGTTTATAATCTGTTACGAAGATTATATCTTACGAAAGATTGATTATGTTAAAAAATTTTGTACATTCTTAAATGTTGAATATAAAACAGAATATTTTGAAGAATCTAAAGTAAAGAGGGGTGCTATTACCGGAAATTTTGAGATTACAAAGGATGAATTCGATATAAGCAATTTATTTCTGCAAAAATATGTATCCATGCTTGATACTTACCAAATTTCAAATAGTTTTAATATTAGTGATATAATTAAAAAATATAAAATTGGTGACAGCAGATCCGAACAAATGAATGAATATTATGGAATTTCGCCTATATTCCTAAAAGATAAATATTTAAGAAAAGAATTTCAAAACAAAAAACAATCTCAAGAAATTAAAGATGCGAGTTCTGAAATTGAACGAATCAAGCTTGAAATTGAAAATAAAAACCGTCAATTAGTAGACATAAAGCAGGAAACTTATCAACAAAGTAAACTATATGAAACCAATCTTGAGGAAATCCAAAATCTAAGAGTCCAACTTAAGCGAAAAAATGAAATCATTGAAAAGGATCTGTTAGAGATTGAAAATTTATCCTTGATGTTAAAAGAAAAAGATGCCGAGGTTCAAAGTTCTTCTATGGAACTCGTAAATAAAAACCGTCAATTAGAAAATATTAAGCAGGAGGCTGATCAGCAAAATAAACTAAATGAAACCAATCTTGGGGAAATTAAAAACCTCGGAATTCGAATTAAGCAAAAAAGTGAAATCATTGAAAAGAAACAATTAGAAATTGAAAATAAATCTTTAATTATCGAGGAAAAAGATGCCGAAATTGAATTAAGTAAAAAAGCTATTGATAGCCAGAATAAATATACAGAAAATTTAAAAAATATACTTGGTTCGAATATTAAAGAGATTAATGCATTGAGAAAGATTATTGAGAATTCTAAGATCGAAATGGAGAAGCAAAATAAATACATTTTGGATTTTAAAGATTCAATTTCATCGATGTCGCTTCAAATAGAAAGACTTGAAAATAAAAACAGTGAACTAACGATATCTATAGATGAAAGCAATTCACAAATTAATGACTTAAAGACCAAGAACAGTTTGTTAACAACTGAATTATCTAGTATTTTAATTTCCAAAAACTCAACAGATCGCGAACTTAGCCGAATTAAAAACTCATTAGGTCATAAAATTATTATGTTTCCTGGAAATGCCTATTTAAAAATTATTAATTATTCAGAACGTCAAATTCAAAATTCCCTGCATTTGTTTAAACCAGGTTTAAATAAAACCCCAAAAAAACAAATCATTGAGAAAAAGGGGTATAATATTGCGGAAGGCTTTATTTTAATAACCTCTTTGTACAATGAAAAAAAAGTCGCACGTCAGGCTGAGTTATTATATTGTTTAGACGCTAATTTACGCAACCCAGAAATATCACAATGTCATATTGTATATGATCAAGCATCAGATGATGCAGAAAACCTTACTTTGCATGAAATCAGAAACAAAAAAGGAGTTACGATTGAAATGGCGAAGACAAGGCCATCTTTCTCGAAACTATTTAATATTGCAAGAAATGAGTATTCAAATCATAGGATTATAATATGTAATTCGGATATTTATTTTGACAAAACACTTGCGCTTCTAAAACCTGAAAAATTTAGTCGAACTATTTTTTGCTTCTCTCGGAAGAATGATCAAGGAGATCATAAAAGTTATAACCCAATAACAAATTCAGCTGGACTCCCTAATAATTTATCAGCCGATGCCTGGATGTTCTTTTCTTCAATTCCTGATGATTTTTATGCAGATTATGGATTGGGAACGATGTATAGCGATAGTTTCTTAAATAATGAGTTGCTTCAAAAAAAATATTCAATTATTAACCCATGCCATGATATCAATGTTTTTCATTTGCAGAATGAAGGTTCAGAAAGTCAGCAAAATAATACAGCCAAAAGAGCTGAATTTGAGCAAATTATTTTAAAGGAGAGTAATCGAATTAAAAAAACCGAAGTTTCAGTTGGTATACATTGGAGCAGTCTTCTTTCTGTCGAAGAAATAAAGAATTATAATTTAATTGTACGTTGGACAAAAAAGAACATTATACTAGATGTTCGGGCCCATGATACTAAGATAATTATGGCACATATTAAGGATCTCAATCAATTCTCAAATTCAAATACCTGTTCAATATGGTTGCTAGTTGATGATATAAGCAAATGGTTAAAGGCAGTTTTACCTGTGAGGTCAGACTATGTAAATGTTACTGAGATATATGATTCTAAATTGTTTGTCCAACCAAAAACTATGGAGGAGATATTAGAAGCTTTTACTGGTCCACTTAATGTATTTATCAGGCCATCGATGGTAAATGCGGTAATAAATACAATAATGGTAAAGAAAACAGGGTTAAAAAATATTTCAAAAATTATAAATCGCAAACCTAAGTTGTATATTGATGTTCAATTTGGTTTGTGTAATAGGTTGAGAGCCTTGGCAAGTGCCAGTGTTCTGGGTGAATCTACATCTAGGGAACTTGTTTTAATATGGAATCCAGATGTTCATTGTGATACAAAATTTAGTGAACTATTTGATAACCATCTTAATGAATCAGGAATGATTCAGGCGGAAAAATTATCAGAAATGGAAGTTTATGATTATATGAACGGTGAATTACGAAGATCTAATAGTTTATATATAAATTGTAATACCAAGAAAGATATTTACATCCGATCTGCATACACACTCGATTATGGACATTTTAATAAAGCAAAAGAAGATGTTTTTTTAAGACAATTAGTAGCTAATAAGTGTATCCTTGAACAGGCTGAAAAATATTCTGTTGATAATATGATTGGAATTCATATAAGAATGGGAGGAGGTGTAAATTATGATAAGGATAAATGGGACTCGGATCTGTTTCTTGATAAAAAGGGAACTGAATTGATGCATTATTGGCGTGAAAGAAGCCATTATAAAGTATTTGAAAAGAAAATAGATGAACTATTGAGTAAGGATAAAAATACTTTATTTTATATTGCTGCAGATCAAAGAGAAATCTATGAAGTTTTTACGGAAAAATACAATAAAAATATTGTGTTCCATGCACGAGATACTTATGATCGGTCATATGAGCAGCAAATAATGGCAATGATAGATTTATATGTATTAAGTCGTACAAAAATTATTTACGGTAGTAATTGGAGCTCATTTAGTGAAGTTGCCTCCAGAATTGGTGGAAACAAATTGTTTTTGTCTGGGATCCATTTTTAACTAAACTATGATGAAGGATAGATTAGATATTCCAATAGCTGTTATTGCTTACAATCGAATTAAGCCTTTACAAAGGCTTTTAAGATCATTGGTTCAAGCTTCATACGATGATTTAGTCATTAAATTGTATATCTGTATTGATGGAGGAGGCAATGATGAAGTGATAAAACTGGCGCATGATTTTGATTGGCCTTTTGGAGTTAAGCAAGTGATCATACAATCTAAGAATCTTGGGCTCAAAGAACATGTTTTGAGATGTGGGAATCTTTCTCAAAAGCATGATGGGATTTTAATTCTTGAAGATGACATGTTTGTTAGCCCTATCTTTTATCAATTCGCAATAAAATCCTGTAATTTTTATTATGCAGAATCAGCTATCGCTGGCATTTCCCTTTACAGTCATCTTTTTAACGAATCTGCCCAAATGCCATTTATCCCGATAAATGATGGTTTTGATGTTTTTTTTATTCAGGTAGTGTCTTCTTGGGGGCAAGTCTGGCTTAAATCACATTGGAAAAACTTTGTCAATTGGTACAACAAGAATGATCATACAGATGATTTGGAGATTAGCTTACCTCCCAATATCATGGAATGGCCTGATTCTTCTTGGAAGAAATTTTTTAGTGCCTACATAATTGCAGAGAACAAATATTTTGTTAATCCACGAATTTCCTACACCACTAATTTTGGTGATCCCGGTACTCATTTTGATAAGCCAATGTTATTTGCCCAAATGCCAGTGAATTTTGGAAATAAACTTCAAGACAGATTTGTTAAATTTAATAAATCTCGTTCCGTTTACGATTCATACTATGAAATATTACCTGAGATTATCAAAAAATTCAATAAGAGGCTCGCACCTTATAATTTTGATGTAGATCTTTACGGGGTGAAGTCATATTCAAACCTAAAGTCGACTTATGTTTTGACAAGCCGAAAAGTACAATGTATAAAATTTTCTTTTGGGTTGGAAATGATGCCTCATGAATTGAACGTAATTTGCGATATTGAAGGGGATGATATATTATTTGCAAAGGTAGAAGAGTTAATTCAATTAAATTATTATACGACTGTAAATTTAGCACTTACTAGAAAAAAACTAATTTATTATTATCGTTTAAGAGATTGGCAATTAAGGAATGGATCCTTATTTATTCAAGATGACCAATCATTAGATGCATTATCTGTCAAGCTCCTTTTAAGTAAAATTATTCGAATGTGGATAAGCAAATTCAAAATACTATATTATAAATTAGATTCGGTAATTAGAAAACATTAAAAACTTTAGGGTTCTCAATTTTTACTCACGTGAGAATAGATTTTTTAATATGAACTGATTCCAAAATATCTTAGGAAGTTGAACCGTTCAATAAAAAAGGCTCTCGATGGGGACACTTATAAAATTAATATTTAGAATTTTTGAATGCTTTAAAAGGTTTATTGTAAATATTTTCAGAAATTAATTTAATAAGGATTGAACAAAATATCAATCATATCTATTTGTAAAAATAACTTATCAGGGTTAAAATTACTCTTTAAAGATTCGGTAAGTAAATTTCCACGACATCAGTTCATCATCATTGATGGAGGATCTGTCGATGGTTCAGTTTATTATCTTCGGAGTGAAACCTGTGATAATCTTATTTGGATTTCTGAACCTGATCTTGGAATTTATAATGCCATGAATAAAGGGATTAATCTAGCCAAAAATGATTGGACAATTTTTATCAATGCCGGTGATGTGATTGCTGATGAAGCGGTCCTTGACAAAATAATACCATTTCTTACAGATGAATTTGATGTCATTTATGGGGATGTAATTATCAAATACCCTTATTTTAATGTTTTAAAAAAATCAAGGCCGCTGGATCAATTATGGAAGGGCATGATATCCTCTCATCAATCTGTTTTTATTAGAACTGTTTTGTTAAAGGAAAATGAATTTGACTTGAAATATAAGATAGGTGCCGATTATGATCAATTATTTCGACTCTGTAAACAAAATAAAAGATTTAAGTATTTACCCATTCCCATTTCTATAATTGAATCAAATGGGATTTCCGATCAGAAGATTTTAAAATCATGGTTTGAGCACTTTAAAATTCTCAAAGCCTATGAGCAGTTGAGTTTAAAGATGTTTATTTATCACCTGTCTTTATTCGTCTTTTTGGTTGGGCTAAAAATAGTTCGAAAAATAATGCCTCGTAAATTTTACTTTTTAATGATAAAGATGATTTACAGAAAAAGACTTGTTACAGTTACAGAGTCATAAAAACAATCGATACATTTGTTTTTACATTAAAATATTTCACTTGAAAATACTTCAACTAAATACTTATGATCAAAAAGGCGGTGCTGCAAGAGCTACATATCGCCTGTCAAAAAGCTTAGCTGATATAGGTGCTGATATCCGACTCCTTGTTCGGAAGAAGAGTTTCGCAGACTCATTTACTTATGCTGCGAATGAGAAATTCTCCTCTGCAAAAGCCTATTTTGATTATTTACCGACTTTACTTTTTACAAGGAAGCGATTACCCTTTTTCTCGGCAATAATTAATGATAATTTATTAGAAAATGTCGCACTTTTTCGTCCGGATATTATTCATCTAAACTGGATTTCGGAAGGATTTGTTAAAATAGAAACGTTAGCTAAACTTAATGTTCCTATCGTTTGGACCCTTCATGATTCGTGGTCGTTTACCGGAGGGTGCCATATCCCAAAAGGATGTTTGAAATATCAGACGAAATGTGAACGTTGCCCATATTTATCTCCAAAATTCAAAAATGATTTGAGTAGTTATAATTTTGAGCGAAAGCTGAAAGCTTATGCCCAAATTGATATCATGCAGATTGTGACTCCATCAAATTGGATGAGGTCCGAAGTAGTATCTAGTACCCTTCTAAAAGGAAGAAATGTGGCGGTTATTCCAAATTGTTTAGATACTGATTTTTATGATGGTGTAAACAAGGAGATAGCCAAGAGTGAACTTAGAATTAGTCCTGAAAATCGAGTTATTATTTTTGGAGGAATTAATTCGACTAAAGATGAGAATAAAGGATTTCAGTTTTTGTTAAATGCCTTAGAAACTGTTACCACAAAAGATGTTGTGCTTATTGTTTTTGGTAATGACAAGCCTAAAGTTCAATACGAAAACGGCATCGAAATTAAATATTTGGGGAAGATAAATAATGATGAAAAATTGAGAACCATCTATTCAGCAGGAGATGTAACTGTTGTTCCATCTATTCAGGAAGTATTCGGACAAGTTATTATTGAATCAATGTCGTGCGGTACACCAGTGGTTGCATTTAACCAAACTGGTCCGGCTGAAATTATTCAGCATAAAAAAAATGGATTTCTTGCAAATCCATTTGAAGAAGGAGACCTCGCTAAAGGAATTGATTGGGTTTTGGAAAATCAAAGCAGATGGGAGATGCTTTCCGCTAATGCAGTAACATTCGTTAGAGCGCATTATTCTTCTGAAATTATAGCTCGAAAATATATTGAATTATTTAAAAGGGTATTAGGAAATAAATAACAGTTATGAAGATTTCAATTATTACCCCTTCTTTTAATCAGGCTGATTATATCGACCAAACCATAAAAAGTGTATTGTCGCAAGTAGGTGATTTTAAAGTTGAAATGATTGTTGTTGATGCTGGTTCAAATGATGGTACCATTGAAATTTTAAAAAGGTATGGGTCTGATATTGTCTGGGTTTCAGAAAAGGATAAAGGACAGGCAGATGCCATTAACAAAGGGATTGAATTATGTACGGGTGATATTATCGGGTGGCTAAATTCAGATGATATCTATTTGGAGAACTCATTTCAAAAAATTGCATCTTCTTTTAATTCGAATATAAATTGTGAATGGCTTTTTGGAAAGTGTAAGATCATAGATGCTAAAGGTGATGAAATCAGATCATTCATTACAAAATATAAAAATTATTATCTATCCAAATACAGTTATAAAAGACTGTTAATTGAAAATTTTATATCGCAACCGGCAGTTTTCTTCAGAAAGTCATTATTTAAAAAGGTTGGATGCCTAAATATCCATTTTAACTATGCAATGGATTATGATTTATGGTTAAGGTTTGGAAAACAGGCTGATCCTTATTTTATTAACGATTATTTGTCTGCATTCAGAATACATACTGATTCAAAAGGCGAAAAGAATTATAGGCATCAATTCAAAGAAGAATATAAGATTGCGATTCAGTACACCCAATCAAAAATTATAAAGCTTTTTCATTGGCTAAATATCTGGAAAATAATATTGGCTTATAAATTGATAAAATGAATTCCTGAATTACAAATCAGATTATTCAATATTAAGCCAAGAATCTCCAATACAAAAACCCAATGGTAAATAAACTTAAAAAGATGATTCCAATCCAGGCAAACCATCTTAACTTTATTCCGGGACGGAATGATTCCGGCATATGATTATCGGTCACTACCCGATAATTCATATATGCCAGTATGGGCGCTGTAACGAACGATAAAGTTGTTGCAAGATCAACCATAAAGCGCATACTGCCTGCAAAATATCCCAATAAAAGTAAGGTGCCAATTACCAGAATTATAATCCATAAAAGGCTTATCAATCCTGAATTAAGTTTAGCAAAATTGGCTTTTGGGAAAAGAATTTCAGTAGTGGGCTGTAGTACTCTCGGATAAGCATCCAATCAAGTTAAAGTGGTGCTGAACATGGTTGTGAGTGCTGCAATGGAAATAATTATTTTGGCCCAACTTCCAATGCTTACAGTATACATATTAATAAGCTGTTCTGAAAAAACAACTCCGTTGGATGACAGCTCCTCTCCACTGCCATATAAGATCCTGGCCCCCAATAATAAGAATCCAAGTGCCAGAATAGTAGTTCCTATATAACCAATTTTAAAATCTAAAAGTGACTGCTTTAAACTTGGTTTAAATCTGAGTTGTTTATATTTTGCAACACTCCAAACCGATGACCAAACAGATACATCAATCGGGGAGGGCATCCATCCGATAAAGGCAATTAAAAAGAAAATATCAAGACGGTTCATCCAATCGAAGGAAGTTGCGGTTGATTGAACAGGATGACTTTGACTAAAAGCTGAAATCACCGCAAAAATGGTTGAAACGGCCAAAACAACGATGATCAATTTCATTAGTTTGTCCAGTATCGAATACTTTCCAATGATTAGTATAATGGTCGTAACACCAAGTATTATGGCACTAATAATTACAGGGTCAATTGTTAGATTAAAGGCACTGGCAACTAGTCCTGCAGTAACGATAGTTACAGCTGCCTGTATTGCGAACATGGTCAAAAGGGTCAGGACCGCATAGGAAATGATGGCCCATTTACCGAGCCTTTGATAACCACTAATTAAACTGTTTCCCGTAGCTGAAACATAGCGAGGTGCAAATTCGAAAAATGGATATTTGATGATATTTGCAAGTAAAAGTATCCAGATCAAGTCGTAACCATAACTGGCACCTGCCCGTGTTGATTGAACCAGATGGGAAACACCTACCGCTGCACCGGCATATATCAATCCGGGGCCAAGTATTTTGAAAAAGTTTTTAA includes:
- a CDS encoding glycosyltransferase family 2 protein, with the protein product MMKDRLDIPIAVIAYNRIKPLQRLLRSLVQASYDDLVIKLYICIDGGGNDEVIKLAHDFDWPFGVKQVIIQSKNLGLKEHVLRCGNLSQKHDGILILEDDMFVSPIFYQFAIKSCNFYYAESAIAGISLYSHLFNESAQMPFIPINDGFDVFFIQVVSSWGQVWLKSHWKNFVNWYNKNDHTDDLEISLPPNIMEWPDSSWKKFFSAYIIAENKYFVNPRISYTTNFGDPGTHFDKPMLFAQMPVNFGNKLQDRFVKFNKSRSVYDSYYEILPEIIKKFNKRLAPYNFDVDLYGVKSYSNLKSTYVLTSRKVQCIKFSFGLEMMPHELNVICDIEGDDILFAKVEELIQLNYYTTVNLALTRKKLIYYYRLRDWQLRNGSLFIQDDQSLDALSVKLLLSKIIRMWISKFKILYYKLDSVIRKH
- a CDS encoding glycosyltransferase; the protein is MNKISIISICKNNLSGLKLLFKDSVSKFPRHQFIIIDGGSVDGSVYYLRSETCDNLIWISEPDLGIYNAMNKGINLAKNDWTIFINAGDVIADEAVLDKIIPFLTDEFDVIYGDVIIKYPYFNVLKKSRPLDQLWKGMISSHQSVFIRTVLLKENEFDLKYKIGADYDQLFRLCKQNKRFKYLPIPISIIESNGISDQKILKSWFEHFKILKAYEQLSLKMFIYHLSLFVFLVGLKIVRKIMPRKFYFLMIKMIYRKRLVTVTES
- a CDS encoding glycosyltransferase family 4 protein — protein: MKILQLNTYDQKGGAARATYRLSKSLADIGADIRLLVRKKSFADSFTYAANEKFSSAKAYFDYLPTLLFTRKRLPFFSAIINDNLLENVALFRPDIIHLNWISEGFVKIETLAKLNVPIVWTLHDSWSFTGGCHIPKGCLKYQTKCERCPYLSPKFKNDLSSYNFERKLKAYAQIDIMQIVTPSNWMRSEVVSSTLLKGRNVAVIPNCLDTDFYDGVNKEIAKSELRISPENRVIIFGGINSTKDENKGFQFLLNALETVTTKDVVLIVFGNDKPKVQYENGIEIKYLGKINNDEKLRTIYSAGDVTVVPSIQEVFGQVIIESMSCGTPVVAFNQTGPAEIIQHKKNGFLANPFEEGDLAKGIDWVLENQSRWEMLSANAVTFVRAHYSSEIIARKYIELFKRVLGNK
- a CDS encoding glycosyltransferase codes for the protein MKISIITPSFNQADYIDQTIKSVLSQVGDFKVEMIVVDAGSNDGTIEILKRYGSDIVWVSEKDKGQADAINKGIELCTGDIIGWLNSDDIYLENSFQKIASSFNSNINCEWLFGKCKIIDAKGDEIRSFITKYKNYYLSKYSYKRLLIENFISQPAVFFRKSLFKKVGCLNIHFNYAMDYDLWLRFGKQADPYFINDYLSAFRIHTDSKGEKNYRHQFKEEYKIAIQYTQSKIIKLFHWLNIWKIILAYKLIK